A single genomic interval of Camelina sativa cultivar DH55 chromosome 11, Cs, whole genome shotgun sequence harbors:
- the LOC104728612 gene encoding uncharacterized protein LOC104728612 produces MKRLFKFRIGKSDKGRVIATCVDKNCGWRVYATNHPNSQNVEIKTVTLKHTCDVSSKSKYGVKATTKIFSELLQAKFANGKRGTRACELPEMVLSELNVTISYIKAWNTKELTMNAARGNEEEGYHFLATYLHLVESTNPRTIYDIQTCVDKKGNTKFKYLFFVFSASISGFKYLRKVIVIDGTTMKGKYKGCLVAASGQDGNMHIFPLAFGVVEV; encoded by the coding sequence ATGAAAAGGCTATTTAAATTCAGAATTGGGAAGTCTGACAAAGGCAGAGTTATTGCAACATGCGTGGACAAGAACTGTGGTTGGCGAGTATATGCAACCAACCACCCGAATTCTCAGAATGTGGAAATCAAAACTGTAACTTTGAAACACACCTGTGATGTTTCGTCCAAGTCTAAATATGGGGTTAAGGCGACAACCAAGATTTTTTCTGAACTCTTGCAAGCAAAATTTGCAAACGGGAAGAGAGGTACACGAGCTTGTGAGCTACCTGAGATGGTGCTGTCAGAGCTGAACGTAACAATTTCCTATATAAAAGCATGGAACACAAAGGAATTGACCATGAATGCTGCCCGTGGGAATGAAGAGGAAGGTTATCATTTTTTGGCAACATACCTGCATTTGGTTGAGTCGACGAATCCTCGGACGATCTACGATATTCAGACATGCGTGGATAAAAAAGGGAATACCAagtttaaatacttattttttgtgtttagtgCCTCCATCAGTGGATTTAAGTATTTGAGAAAAGTTATTGTAATCGATGGGACAACCATGAAAGGTAAATACAAAGGATGTCTAGTGGCGGCCAGTGGCCAAGATGGGAATATGCATATCTTCCCACTCGCTTTTGGAGTAGTCGAAGTCTAG